A stretch of the Leishmania infantum JPCM5 genome chromosome 30 genome encodes the following:
- a CDS encoding putative chaperonin HSP60/CNP60, translated as MFSLSRRLASGKSIEFGGEARQLILSGIERIATAVGVTLGPKGRNVIIRQPDGEPKITKDGVTVARSIEFHDQFEDVGAKLIRQVAGKTNDVAGDGTTTATILAWSIFAEGYKSVATGANPMDLKRGIDAAVEIILDDLAEQTRPVKDFAMLENVATISANGERPLGTLIAQAVQAVGMKGFISVLDGNTATTEWSRYDGWSTEHGFLSSALMTDSANLRSRLDNPLVFVTAQPLEAVQDVVRLLEAARAQQRPLVLIGPSFAKPVLQTIILNHECGVVQCGVVCVPELKEEELHDVAFSCQCSVEKVSSVGYVEDVRCLLGSAKHMEQTMDNTVVCGTGDTSARVRLLQSRLERLMTEESREAMRERISKLNHTHAVIRVGGRSAIEVSESKDRVVDALNAARNALSEGIVAGGGAALLHASKKLDELLLNDEEMEQDRRTGIQIVRNAIRLPLKKISENAGEEGAVAVENVAEYQETSMGYDAQHSTYVDMFEAGIVDPVHVVRSCVVDAASVAGLMITTEASVCDYRPTPDKRRK; from the coding sequence ATGTTTTCCTTATCGCGCCGCTTGGCGAGCGGCAAGTCCATCGAGTTTGGCGgagaggcgcggcagctgatACTATCTGGTATCGAGCGCATCGCCACTGCCGTCGGAGTAACGCTCGGCCCCAAGGGCCGGAACGTGATAATCCGGCAACCGGACGGGGAGCCAAAGATCACCAAGGACGGCGTCACAGTAGCCCGTTCGATCGAGTTCCACGACCAGTTCGAGGACGTCGGGGCGAAGCTGATCCGACAGGTGGCCGGCAAAACCAACGACGTGGCGGGTGATGGCACAACTACGGCGACCATTCTCGCCTGGAGCATCTTCGCCGAGGGCTACAAGAGTGTCGCAACCGGGGCAAACCCGATGGACCTCAAGCGCGGCATCGATGCGGCCGTTGAAATCATCCTCGATGACCTGGCAGAGCAGACCCGTCCAGTCAAGGACTTCGCCATGCTTGAGAACGTGGCCACCATTAGCGCGAACGGCGAGCGACCCCTCGGCACTCTCAttgcgcaggcggtgcaggcggtCGGTATGAAGGGCTTTATCTCTGTACTGGATGGCAACACGGCCACGACGGAGTGGTCGAGATACGATGGCTGGAGCACCGAGCACGGCTTCCTTTCCAGCGCCCTCATGACCGACAGCGCCAACCTGCGCAGCAGGCTGGACAACCCGCTAGTCTTTGTaactgcgcagccgctggagGCGGTCCAGGAtgtggtgcggctgctggaggcggcgcgggcgcagcagcgaccgtTGGTGCTGATTGGCCCCTCTTTTGCCAAGCCGGTGCTGCAGACGATCATCCTGAATCATGAGTGCGGCGTCGTTCAGtgtggtgtggtgtgtgtcCCAGAGttgaaggaggaagagctgcacgACGTTGCCTTCTCCTGCCAGTGCAGCGTGGAAAAGGTCAGCTCCGTCGGCTACGTGGAGGACGTGAGATGCCTGCTCGGGTCCGCAAAGCACATGGAGCAGACCATGGACAACACTGTCGTGTGCGGCACTGGCGACACGTCAGCGCGAGtccggctgctgcagagccgGCTGGAGCGTCTCATGACCGAGGAGAGCCGCGAGGCCATGCGGGAGCGCATCTCGAAGCTAAATCACACCCACGCTGTCATCCGTGTCGGTGGTCGCTCCGCGATCGAGGTGAGCGAGTCGAAGGATCGAGTGGTGGACGCGCTGAATGCGGCCCGGAACGCGCTCAGCGAGGGTATCgtggctggcggcggcgcggctctCCTACACGCCTCGAAGAAGCTCGACGAGCTCTTACTTAATGACGAGGAGATGGAGCAGGACCGCCGCACTGGCATTCAGATTGTGCGCAACGCCATTCGCCTTCCTCTGAAGAAGATCAGTGAAAACGCTGGTGAGGAGGGCGCCGTGGCAGTAGAGAACGTGGCTGAGTATCAAGAGACGTCCATGGGATATGATGCACAACATAGCACGTACGTGGACATGTTTGAAGCCGGCATTGTCGACCCTGTCCACGTGGTGCGGTCctgcgtcgtcgacgccgcctcgGTTGCTGGACTGATGATTACGACGGAGGCGAGCGTGTGCGACTACCGCCCGACGCCCGACAAGCGCCGCAAGTGA